The DNA segment CCGCGGGGATCTCGATTGCCAGGATAGTACTTTCTGTGCTCAAGACGGGGCTTTTGGTGCTACTGGTGGTGGTGATCATGGGTGAGTATTTGGCGCCCGCTGCTGAGCAGCAGGCGCAGCGCATGAAAAATGAGGCCCTGTCCGGACAGATCAGCCTGAAGACCCGATATGGTTTTTGGTCCCGCGACGGTAATACGTTCATTAATATCCGACAGATTCTTCCCGATGCCCAATTGGCGGATATTTCAATCTATGAATATGGCGAGGATGCCCGACTGCGTCGGGCGATACATGCGCAACGTGCCGGTTTTCAGTCAGGCGGCTGGGTCATACAGGGGGTAGAGCAGAGTGATTTCACCGAATCCGCTGTATCGGTCTCAAGCAGCCCAGAACAAGCTTGGCAGGCGGAATTGGATCCATCGGCACTGGATGTGCTGACAGTAAAACCCCACATGCTGGCTGCCTGGGATTTGTGGCGATATATCGACTATCTGCAGAAGAATGGTCAAGCCTCAATCAATTATGAAGTGGCCTTCTGGGGTAAACTGGCCGCTCCGCTGGTGACCATGGTGATGCTGTTTCTGAGTATTCCCTTTGTGTTTGGCTCACTGCGCAGTGTCGGGGTGGGGCAGAGAATCTTTGTCGGAGCCATGCTGGGCATAGTGTTCTACCTTTTGAATCGAACCTTCTCATATATGGCGGTGGTCTACTCCCTGAATGGATTGTTTGCCGCCTTCTTTCCTCTGTTGCTGTTCCTCGCACTGGCGATATGGCTGTTGCGACGTGTCTACTGATTTGTGCGGCGGCGGGCATTCACCGCGTGCCGGTCTCACTACCCTTAGTGCCAATGCAAGGTAAGTTGGATGCCGATATAGTCAGTTACCATCGGATCGGTGTGGGCCCGGTGAGGATCGCTCCAGCGGGGTTGTGCCGATTCAATGTGACTCAGGTTCGGGCTCTGGTAAAAGGTGCGCAATGCCAGCTCGCTCTCAACCCCGACGCCAAACAGATTGTCAACCATAGTATTCAATGTGCCCAGGGGGTCGGTGGCGATGAGAATGGTCTTGTCCCAGGTGCTGAAACTCGACTGCTGTTTGATGCTGCGACGGGTATCTTCGAAGTACCAGCCCAGCCAGGCACCAAGGGTCGGTGTAAAAATGACATCCTGCACGGAAACGGGTTCAAAAAGGGCCTCCAGCCCGAACTCATAGATCGAAGATAGGGTGAAGGAGAACCAGAAGGCGCCTGTCTCGGAAAGTCCCCGCTCCCTGCCCCGGGTGTAGTAGGTCATACCCCAATAGGGGTGCAGTATATAGTTGATATACCACTCGTCAGGGTCCCATCGAGGGTGGGAGACATTGTCCCACCACTTCTCGAAGGTGTACTCCTCTTTGTCCTCCTCAGACCAGGAGGAGATATCTTCCGGCATGACATAAAGCAGTCCCACGATAAAGAACTG comes from the Candidatus Thiodiazotropha sp. CDECU1 genome and includes:
- a CDS encoding DUF3943 domain-containing protein — translated: MIRDTKHSNTQTGSHLGRLLCCLILLTLTGQAQSTDWLPVSPVSFYESSSTQTLFPYQLPDRYLGISDSLETVVPINHAERPYGFGRELNDTSPVDYPGLRRDAAYFFGYQFFIVGLLYVMPEDISSWSEEDKEEYTFEKWWDNVSHPRWDPDEWYINYILHPYWGMTYYTRGRERGLSETGAFWFSFTLSSIYEFGLEALFEPVSVQDVIFTPTLGAWLGWYFEDTRRSIKQQSSFSTWDKTILIATDPLGTLNTMVDNLFGVGVESELALRTFYQSPNLSHIESAQPRWSDPHRAHTDPMVTDYIGIQLTLHWH
- the lptG gene encoding LPS export ABC transporter permease LptG; translation: MITLFDRYIGGTVLIGIVSVMALLLVLIGFFELVAELEEVKRGYTTSMAYTYVLLGMPRYSYELFPLATLLGSLIGLGVLAGNSELLAMRAAGISIARIVLSVLKTGLLVLLVVVIMGEYLAPAAEQQAQRMKNEALSGQISLKTRYGFWSRDGNTFINIRQILPDAQLADISIYEYGEDARLRRAIHAQRAGFQSGGWVIQGVEQSDFTESAVSVSSSPEQAWQAELDPSALDVLTVKPHMLAAWDLWRYIDYLQKNGQASINYEVAFWGKLAAPLVTMVMLFLSIPFVFGSLRSVGVGQRIFVGAMLGIVFYLLNRTFSYMAVVYSLNGLFAAFFPLLLFLALAIWLLRRVY